One genomic segment of Clostridium saccharoperbutylacetonicum N1-4(HMT) includes these proteins:
- the trpA gene encoding tryptophan synthase subunit alpha, whose translation MNRIDISFNELKKNNKKALIPFVTCGADLTIEETAELIIELDREGSTLVEIGVPFSDPLADGPVIQNAYTKALNNGTKLRDVFNCVKLVREKSQIPVVLMVYFNVVYFNGIENFIKEAAMSGADGLIVPDVPLEERGELNKICEINGIYLIPLVARTSRDRIAVITKDAKGFVYCVSTNGTTGERTTLDSGTQEYLAEVRKIVNIPMCIGFGISSREVVKEIKDYCDGVIVGSAIVKRMAEGKQPVIEFIRDLKDGLY comes from the coding sequence ATGAATAGAATAGATATATCTTTTAATGAACTTAAAAAAAATAATAAAAAAGCACTTATACCATTTGTAACTTGTGGAGCAGATCTTACAATTGAAGAAACAGCAGAATTAATTATAGAATTAGATAGGGAAGGAAGCACATTAGTTGAAATTGGAGTTCCTTTTAGTGATCCTCTTGCTGATGGTCCAGTAATACAAAATGCATATACTAAAGCCTTAAATAACGGTACTAAATTAAGAGATGTATTTAATTGTGTTAAATTAGTAAGAGAAAAATCACAAATACCAGTTGTTTTAATGGTTTATTTCAATGTTGTCTATTTTAATGGGATAGAAAATTTTATTAAAGAAGCAGCAATGAGTGGTGCAGATGGATTAATTGTACCAGATGTTCCTCTTGAAGAAAGAGGAGAACTTAATAAGATTTGCGAGATCAATGGGATATATTTGATACCATTAGTAGCAAGAACATCAAGAGATAGAATAGCAGTAATAACAAAGGATGCTAAAGGCTTTGTATATTGTGTTTCTACCAATGGAACAACAGGGGAAAGAACAACTTTGGACAGCGGAACTCAAGAATATTTAGCTGAAGTTCGAAAAATAGTAAACATACCAATGTGCATTGGTTTTGGCATTTCATCAAGAGAAGTCGTAAAAGAAATTAAAGATTACTGTGATGGAGTAATTGTTGGTAGTGCAATAGTAAAAAGGATGGCAGAAGGCAAGCAACCAGTGATTGAATTTATAAGAGATTTGAAGGACGGTTTATACTAA
- a CDS encoding LysR family transcriptional regulator: MSIDLNLYKVFFIVAKCKNISRAAEVLYVSQPAVSKSIRTLENSLKISLFSRSSKGVTLTPEGQVLFEHIKIAFDQFSLGEHILERLKNKEMGNINLGVSTTIGKSYFLPKFQEFSKQYSAFKIKIINKPTLDTIKLVEEGKLDLGIIATTSNNLELEFIKIKEIHDIFVASNNYIKKIKISSTDDIFKKGSFMLLESPNSTREYIDNYLISQNLSITPDIEASNMDFLVEGAKLDLGITSVIREFSLTDLQNRLLVELPLRTPIPSRYITVIYKNSTDLSIAAKTLINFLKV; the protein is encoded by the coding sequence ATGAGTATTGATTTAAATCTTTATAAAGTATTTTTCATAGTTGCAAAATGTAAAAATATATCACGTGCTGCTGAGGTTCTTTATGTTTCTCAACCGGCTGTAAGCAAATCTATCCGCACCTTAGAAAACTCTCTTAAAATTAGTCTTTTTTCTAGAAGTTCCAAAGGCGTAACTTTAACGCCAGAAGGACAAGTATTATTTGAACATATAAAAATAGCCTTCGACCAATTTTCATTAGGTGAGCACATTTTAGAAAGATTAAAAAATAAAGAGATGGGAAATATTAATTTAGGAGTTAGTACAACTATAGGAAAAAGTTATTTCTTACCTAAATTTCAGGAGTTTTCAAAACAATATTCTGCTTTTAAGATTAAGATAATTAATAAACCTACTTTAGATACAATAAAACTTGTAGAGGAAGGAAAATTAGATTTAGGCATAATTGCAACCACATCTAATAATTTGGAATTAGAATTTATTAAAATCAAAGAAATACATGATATTTTCGTTGCTAGCAATAATTATATAAAAAAAATAAAAATATCATCTACTGATGATATTTTTAAAAAAGGTTCCTTTATGTTATTAGAAAGTCCTAATTCAACCAGGGAATACATTGATAATTATTTAATATCTCAAAATTTAAGCATTACTCCAGATATTGAAGCTAGCAATATGGACTTCTTAGTTGAAGGTGCAAAATTAGATCTTGGAATAACGTCGGTTATAAGAGAATTTTCTCTTACAGATTTGCAAAATAGACTTCTTGTTGAACTACCACTAAGAACACCAATTCCTTCAAGATATATAACTGTCATTTACAAAAATTCTACAGATTTATCCATTGCTGCTAAAACGCTTATAAATTTCTTGAAAGTCTAA